The following proteins come from a genomic window of Nitrospira sp.:
- a CDS encoding 3-hydroxyacyl-[acyl-carrier-protein] dehydratase, FabZ form: MASVEQAEIQALLPHRYPFLLVDRIKEFEPHKKIVGFKNVTVNEPFFQGHFPGRPVMPGVLIIEAMAQAGGVLVFKSGGSVGKTVMYLTGIDEAKFRRPVVPGDQLRFEIEVLKKRPPFWKMQGKAYVDNEVVCEAVVTAMVMEEKAGQ; the protein is encoded by the coding sequence ATGGCATCGGTCGAGCAGGCTGAGATTCAGGCGTTACTTCCCCACCGGTATCCCTTCTTGCTGGTGGATCGGATTAAAGAGTTTGAACCGCATAAGAAAATCGTCGGGTTCAAAAACGTGACGGTGAATGAGCCGTTCTTTCAAGGGCATTTCCCCGGACGCCCTGTGATGCCTGGGGTGCTGATTATCGAGGCCATGGCGCAGGCAGGCGGCGTCCTGGTCTTCAAGTCGGGGGGATCGGTCGGAAAAACCGTCATGTACTTGACCGGTATCGACGAGGCGAAATTTCGACGACCGGTCGTGCCGGGCGATCAGCTCCGTTTTGAGATCGAAGTGCTGAAGAAGCGTCCACCGTTCTGGAAGATGCAAGGGAAGGCATACGTCGACAATGAGGTTGTCTGTGAAGCCGTGGTGACGGCGATGGTAATGGAAGAGAAGGCAGGTCAATAG
- a CDS encoding acyl-[acyl-carrier-protein]--UDP-N-acetylglucosamine O-acyltransferase, with amino-acid sequence MGACVKIHPTAIVHPKASLDGDVEIGPFCVIGEHVAIGKGSRLLSHVTIDGWTEIGERNEMHPFASIGGPPQHLGYKGEPTKVIIGHDNTIREYVTINRGTVQGGGVTSLGSKGILMAYVHVAHDCRLGDHIIMANAASLAGHITIGDHAVIGGLTGILQFVRIGDYVMVGGCCAIGQDIPPFTFAAGGYRAHLYGLNSVGLQRHGFSADRIALLKKAFDLLFRSGHRTAEAIRLAKKEFKGQADVAKILTFMEGTKRGISRAVSLDLEREFDQQM; translated from the coding sequence ATGGGGGCATGCGTGAAGATACATCCTACAGCGATCGTTCATCCCAAGGCGAGCCTTGATGGTGATGTCGAGATCGGACCATTTTGTGTGATCGGGGAGCATGTCGCGATCGGAAAGGGCAGCCGATTGCTCTCCCATGTAACTATCGATGGGTGGACGGAAATCGGGGAACGGAACGAAATGCACCCGTTTGCCTCAATAGGAGGACCTCCGCAACACCTTGGATATAAAGGTGAGCCGACCAAGGTCATCATCGGCCATGACAACACCATCCGGGAGTATGTCACGATCAACCGGGGAACCGTCCAGGGGGGCGGAGTGACCTCTCTTGGGTCGAAGGGCATTCTGATGGCCTACGTGCATGTGGCGCATGATTGCCGGCTCGGCGACCACATTATTATGGCCAATGCGGCAAGCCTTGCCGGACACATCACCATCGGTGATCATGCCGTGATCGGAGGATTAACCGGTATCCTTCAGTTTGTGCGTATCGGAGACTACGTGATGGTCGGCGGTTGTTGCGCCATCGGTCAGGATATTCCTCCCTTTACGTTCGCCGCCGGCGGGTACCGAGCCCATCTGTACGGTCTTAATTCGGTCGGCCTGCAGCGCCACGGGTTTTCGGCTGATCGCATCGCCTTGCTGAAAAAGGCCTTTGATCTGCTTTTCCGATCGGGCCATCGGACAGCCGAGGCGATTCGACTTGCCAAAAAAGAGTTTAAGGGACAGGCCGATGTGGCCAAGATTCTCACGTTTATGGAGGGCACCAAGCGTGGGATCTCGCGGGCTGTCAGTCTTGATTTGGAGCGCGAGTTCGACCAACAAATGTGA
- a CDS encoding UDP-2,3-diacylglucosamine pyrophosphatase has translation MSAAMHLTMPIPDGRIGVIAGNGRFPIIFADNARKMGLQVFAVAHEGETEPELEQHVDRIHWVKIGQLNKLINAFKSDGVRKVVMLGGIKKTHVYSHARPDFRVLALATKLVLWKDDDILRALAAELEKDGITICESTFGLEGILVEEGTLTSRRPTKKEWVDIRYGWDVAKETGRLDIGQCVVIKDRVVVAVEAVEGTDEAIKRGGELAKDGAVVVKRCKPQQDLRFDLPAVGPRTIEVMRSVKASVLAVEAGRSVMLDRELLISKAEEAGIAVIGLLREEKSSTGT, from the coding sequence ATGTCAGCCGCTATGCACCTCACCATGCCGATACCCGACGGCCGAATCGGGGTCATCGCCGGGAATGGACGATTTCCGATCATCTTCGCGGATAATGCCCGCAAGATGGGCCTCCAGGTGTTCGCGGTGGCTCACGAGGGCGAAACCGAACCGGAGCTCGAACAGCATGTCGATCGGATCCATTGGGTCAAGATCGGCCAACTCAATAAACTGATCAACGCGTTCAAGTCCGACGGCGTCCGAAAAGTCGTCATGCTGGGAGGCATCAAGAAAACGCACGTCTATAGCCATGCACGTCCTGATTTTCGCGTGCTGGCACTGGCCACGAAATTGGTCCTCTGGAAGGATGATGATATCCTACGTGCGCTCGCTGCGGAACTCGAAAAGGATGGAATCACCATCTGTGAGTCGACGTTCGGCCTCGAAGGGATTTTGGTTGAGGAAGGGACGCTTACTTCCCGCCGACCTACTAAAAAAGAGTGGGTCGACATACGCTATGGCTGGGACGTGGCCAAAGAGACAGGGCGTCTCGACATCGGCCAGTGTGTCGTGATTAAAGACCGGGTCGTCGTGGCGGTCGAAGCGGTCGAAGGAACCGATGAAGCGATCAAGCGTGGAGGCGAATTGGCCAAGGATGGTGCCGTGGTGGTGAAGCGATGCAAGCCGCAGCAGGATCTCCGGTTTGACCTGCCGGCCGTCGGTCCCAGGACCATCGAAGTCATGCGTTCCGTCAAGGCGTCGGTGCTGGCGGTCGAGGCCGGCCGGTCCGTGATGCTGGATCGAGAACTGCTGATCAGCAAGGCGGAAGAGGCCGGGATCGCCGTCATCGGCCTCCTCCGCGAAGAGAAGTCGAGCACGGGGACCTGA
- a CDS encoding Oxidoreductase, Gfo/Idh/MocA family, with translation MAKLRAGVIGVGHLGRHHARLYASLPDSTLVGVVDDDCERASLIGRQYGARAFGDMPNLLEQVDVVSVAVPTSVHYSVAKVCLEAGKHVLVEKPIAVLPIEAQELVELARVNKCTLQVGHSERFNPIMQMMRPHIRRPVLFEGQRMGVYSERGTDVDVVLDLMIHDLDLVLSCHPGPVEDVRAAGLSVRSSTSDVANAYIQFESGCVASLIASRVSLKAMRHMRLFQPDGYVSIDFQSRQGVIGRRSVEPGPSPMTAIEEFQAGDDEPLRLQLESFLKSVRTQSCPVVSGEDGTAALEVAHRVLSAINMFGQRNS, from the coding sequence ATGGCCAAACTTCGTGCCGGTGTCATCGGAGTCGGACATCTTGGACGCCACCATGCGCGGCTGTATGCTTCGTTGCCCGACTCGACATTGGTCGGCGTCGTCGATGACGACTGCGAACGGGCTTCTCTCATCGGTCGTCAATACGGCGCACGGGCGTTTGGCGACATGCCGAACCTTTTGGAGCAGGTCGACGTCGTGAGTGTTGCCGTCCCCACATCCGTACACTATTCCGTTGCCAAAGTCTGTCTCGAAGCCGGGAAACATGTGTTAGTGGAGAAGCCGATCGCCGTGCTGCCGATCGAGGCTCAAGAGTTGGTGGAGTTGGCCAGGGTGAATAAATGCACGCTGCAAGTAGGGCATAGCGAGCGGTTCAACCCGATCATGCAGATGATGCGGCCGCACATTCGACGGCCAGTATTGTTCGAGGGGCAGCGGATGGGCGTCTACAGCGAGCGCGGAACAGACGTCGATGTCGTTCTTGATTTGATGATTCACGACCTGGATTTGGTGTTGTCCTGCCATCCCGGTCCGGTAGAAGACGTACGGGCGGCCGGCCTGTCGGTGCGTTCTTCGACGAGCGATGTCGCCAATGCGTACATCCAATTCGAGAGCGGGTGTGTCGCCAGCTTGATCGCGAGTCGAGTCTCCTTGAAGGCAATGCGGCACATGCGCCTGTTCCAACCGGACGGATATGTGTCTATAGATTTCCAATCTCGCCAAGGAGTGATCGGACGCCGATCGGTTGAGCCAGGCCCGAGCCCGATGACGGCCATTGAAGAGTTTCAGGCCGGCGATGACGAGCCGCTGAGATTGCAGCTGGAGTCATTCCTAAAGTCCGTTCGTACGCAATCATGCCCGGTCGTGTCGGGCGAGGATGGGACGGCCGCTCTGGAGGTGGCGCATCGCGTGTTATCCGCCATCAACATGTTCGGGCAGCGCAATTCCTAA
- a CDS encoding lipid-A-disaccharide synthase: MARILIISGEASGDLHGANLAKALKARDPLVSLAGIGGRAMEAAGVRLVEEMGRFDVIGMVGPLALVSIIRRFIMMRRLFRSKQWDTVVFIDHPGLNMRLAYFAKAAGLRVVYYIAPQIWAWAPWRIRWIKQRVDHVLVILPFEKPLYDEAGVRCTFVGHPILDAVAGRYDRKELRSRFGFSDDERVIALLPGSRAHEVQVLLPILLEAVEKLARCEPKTKFILAQASTIHDNLLQPLLKQSPVPVVVVKEQAAEMMALSDLVLVASGTATLQAAVVGTPMVLFYRTTPLTFWFANIVIRFVIRVKWIGLVNLVAGRTIVPELVQSAATGQRLYEEALRLLEDRPTYNEMKRDLAKVRTALGEPGASARAAEVVLAACRA, encoded by the coding sequence ATGGCCCGTATCCTGATCATTTCCGGTGAAGCCTCCGGCGATCTTCACGGAGCCAATCTCGCCAAAGCGCTGAAAGCGCGCGATCCCCTGGTCTCATTGGCAGGAATCGGGGGGCGTGCGATGGAGGCGGCCGGTGTGCGATTGGTGGAAGAAATGGGGCGATTTGACGTTATCGGTATGGTCGGCCCCTTGGCATTGGTGTCGATCATCCGGCGGTTTATCATGATGCGGCGGTTATTCCGATCAAAACAATGGGACACGGTGGTGTTCATCGACCACCCGGGTCTCAATATGCGCTTGGCGTATTTTGCCAAAGCGGCCGGCTTGCGGGTGGTGTACTATATCGCGCCGCAGATTTGGGCGTGGGCACCTTGGCGGATTCGCTGGATCAAACAACGGGTCGATCACGTCCTGGTCATACTTCCTTTTGAGAAGCCTCTCTACGACGAAGCGGGTGTACGATGTACGTTTGTCGGTCATCCCATATTGGATGCGGTCGCAGGGCGCTACGATCGGAAGGAGCTTCGCAGCAGATTCGGTTTCTCCGATGACGAGCGGGTGATTGCCTTGCTGCCGGGAAGCCGGGCCCATGAGGTACAAGTATTGCTGCCGATCCTCCTCGAAGCTGTCGAGAAATTAGCGCGCTGCGAACCCAAAACGAAGTTTATCCTGGCGCAAGCCTCCACCATACACGATAATCTGTTGCAGCCTCTCCTGAAGCAAAGCCCGGTTCCTGTCGTGGTGGTGAAGGAACAGGCCGCCGAAATGATGGCATTGTCGGACCTTGTGTTGGTCGCTTCGGGTACGGCTACGCTGCAAGCGGCTGTCGTCGGGACTCCAATGGTGCTGTTCTATCGAACCACGCCGCTGACATTTTGGTTTGCGAATATCGTGATTCGATTCGTGATACGAGTCAAATGGATCGGGCTCGTCAATCTGGTGGCCGGCCGAACGATCGTCCCAGAGTTGGTCCAGTCCGCTGCGACGGGGCAGCGATTATATGAAGAAGCTCTTCGGCTCCTGGAAGATCGACCGACCTATAATGAGATGAAACGAGATTTAGCAAAGGTTCGGACCGCCTTGGGTGAACCGGGCGCATCAGCCAGAGCGGCAGAGGTGGTGTTGGCGGCATGTCGGGCTTAG
- a CDS encoding Lipid A export permease/ATP-binding protein MsbA: protein MSGLERFKRLMGYVRPYRTRFVGAFVCSGLVALLSGAYAWLARPVLDDIFIQKDERMLQVLPLALLGVATLKAVFSYGVGYLMAYVGNGVVADIRQQLFQQLMRLSVGFHDANTSGRLVSRVVNDVGMMANAASSVVKDIFQNGLTFLAMVGVIIYQNWRLAAISLVVIPLSALTMVRVGKRLKRLATSGQEQMGDMASTLQETFTGIRVVKAFGREEAEAERFKARNRAFLLTTLKSNQVWSLGHSHMEIIGVIGVATIIWYGGYLVIHEEMTPGAFFSFMAAMFMAYTPIKKLSGANNLIQQALAAAERVFDVLDMETEQSRNRGTIPLAGINRAIEFQGVSLRYENQTAPALIDVDLTIKPGEVVALVGSSGSGKTTLVGLLPRFYEPTSGGIYIDGIPLTSYELQSLRAHIGIVSQEIVLFDDTVRSNIAFGRTGAGQADVEQAAKLAYAHDFILRLPEGYDTIIGERGLKLSGGERQRLAIARAILRDPPILILDEATSALDTESERIVQLALGNLMKNRTTLVIAHRLSTIQNADRIIVLDRGAIVEMGSHDELLRQGGVYHRLHAMQFQDVTSV, encoded by the coding sequence ATGTCGGGCTTAGAGCGATTCAAGCGGCTGATGGGTTATGTGAGGCCGTACCGTACACGGTTCGTAGGAGCGTTTGTCTGTTCAGGTCTGGTGGCACTGCTCAGCGGGGCCTATGCCTGGCTCGCCCGCCCGGTTTTGGACGATATCTTCATCCAAAAAGATGAACGGATGTTGCAGGTGCTGCCGCTGGCGCTTTTAGGGGTCGCCACGCTTAAGGCGGTGTTCAGCTACGGCGTGGGGTATTTGATGGCCTATGTCGGCAATGGAGTCGTGGCGGACATCCGACAGCAATTGTTCCAGCAGCTTATGCGACTGTCCGTCGGATTTCATGATGCCAATACATCGGGACGCTTGGTCTCGCGGGTCGTGAATGATGTGGGGATGATGGCCAATGCCGCATCGAGCGTCGTCAAAGACATTTTTCAGAACGGGCTTACCTTTCTGGCGATGGTCGGCGTCATCATCTATCAAAACTGGAGGTTGGCGGCGATCTCTCTGGTCGTGATCCCGCTCTCGGCGCTCACGATGGTGCGGGTGGGAAAACGATTGAAGCGATTGGCGACCAGCGGACAGGAGCAAATGGGGGATATGGCTTCAACGCTCCAAGAAACGTTCACCGGTATTCGAGTCGTGAAAGCCTTCGGGCGGGAGGAGGCGGAAGCTGAACGATTCAAGGCACGAAACCGGGCCTTTCTCTTGACCACGTTGAAGTCTAATCAAGTCTGGTCGCTCGGCCACTCGCACATGGAAATCATCGGCGTGATCGGGGTCGCGACCATTATTTGGTATGGAGGCTATCTGGTCATCCATGAAGAGATGACGCCCGGCGCCTTTTTCTCCTTCATGGCGGCGATGTTTATGGCGTACACCCCGATCAAAAAACTATCGGGTGCCAATAATTTGATTCAACAAGCGCTGGCCGCAGCCGAGCGGGTCTTCGACGTGTTGGACATGGAGACCGAACAGTCTCGGAACCGCGGGACGATCCCGCTGGCGGGAATCAATCGGGCTATTGAATTCCAGGGTGTCTCCCTGCGGTATGAGAATCAGACGGCTCCGGCTCTGATCGATGTGGATCTCACGATTAAGCCCGGCGAAGTGGTTGCGCTCGTCGGGAGCAGCGGAAGCGGAAAGACCACATTGGTCGGTTTGCTGCCGCGTTTCTATGAGCCGACGTCGGGCGGCATTTACATAGACGGCATCCCCTTGACCTCATACGAGTTACAATCGCTGCGGGCCCATATCGGAATCGTCTCGCAAGAGATCGTGTTGTTCGATGATACCGTCCGAAGCAACATCGCGTTCGGGAGGACCGGTGCCGGCCAGGCCGACGTCGAGCAAGCGGCGAAATTGGCCTATGCCCATGACTTTATTCTCCGCCTTCCTGAAGGATACGATACGATCATCGGGGAACGCGGTCTCAAGCTCTCAGGCGGCGAGCGGCAACGCCTGGCGATCGCCCGGGCTATTCTTCGTGACCCGCCGATTCTGATCCTCGATGAAGCGACATCGGCGCTCGACACCGAATCCGAACGGATCGTACAGTTGGCTTTGGGCAATCTGATGAAGAATCGAACGACCCTGGTGATTGCCCATCGACTGTCGACCATTCAAAACGCGGATCGAATCATCGTTTTGGATCGAGGGGCTATCGTTGAAATGGGCTCTCATGACGAACTGCTTCGACAGGGAGGCGTCTATCACCGCCTGCATGCCATGCAATTTCAGGATGTGACGAGTGTGTGA
- a CDS encoding 3-deoxy-D-manno-octulosonic acid transferase codes for MWKLLYNIGLLLASPVIVSVLLAKPRCRPGFLQRMGLEERSSGLFSLSRLFGIVNSPDEPNPPNKQNKPEKPVIWIHAVSLGEVAAAAPLVKALHERHPEFRYIVTTVTETGREAVEQRLGGIAEHQYAPLDFPWAVAGMVRRMRPMLYVFVETEIWPNLLWTLREQDVPSVLVNGRLSSRSFRRQDLPVIRSFYRSVLQTLTLCLTQSNRDGDRLIALGADPTRVHVTGNIKFDQPLPNVRSDESLRRNLGIDEHEQLILAGSTHPGEEELLVLAYRQIVKTHPSTVLMLAPRHIERAERVEAMLREAGLVVQRRSRIREKPSGPRVVILDTRGELSRVYREAAVAFVGGTLVPVGGHNLLEPAVWGTPVMFGPHTDHCAEVATLLSEAGGGRRVRGVEDLVASLEEWLGQPETRYRVGQAARQAVLDNQGALTRSLELIETCLRAAPSYSHSNVTTGPGPLMAKP; via the coding sequence ATGTGGAAGCTTCTCTATAATATAGGCCTTCTTCTGGCTTCTCCTGTAATCGTGAGCGTTCTCCTGGCCAAGCCGCGTTGCAGGCCGGGATTTTTGCAGCGGATGGGGTTGGAAGAACGTTCATCTGGTTTGTTTAGTTTGTCTCGTTTGTTTGGTATTGTGAACTCACCAGACGAACCAAACCCACCAAACAAACAAAACAAACCAGAAAAACCAGTCATCTGGATCCACGCGGTGTCACTCGGTGAAGTGGCGGCGGCGGCTCCGCTTGTGAAGGCACTACACGAGCGCCATCCGGAGTTTCGCTACATCGTCACGACGGTGACTGAGACCGGACGCGAAGCGGTCGAACAACGTCTAGGGGGCATCGCCGAACATCAATACGCTCCGCTGGATTTTCCCTGGGCCGTGGCCGGTATGGTTCGGCGCATGCGTCCAATGCTCTATGTGTTTGTCGAAACCGAAATATGGCCGAACCTACTGTGGACGTTACGAGAGCAGGATGTGCCCTCTGTGCTGGTGAACGGACGGTTGTCTTCCCGGTCGTTTCGCCGCCAGGACCTGCCCGTGATTCGGTCCTTCTATCGCTCGGTGCTTCAGACGTTGACTCTCTGTCTGACGCAATCCAATAGAGATGGAGACCGTCTGATTGCGTTGGGGGCCGATCCCACGCGGGTTCATGTGACCGGCAATATCAAGTTTGATCAACCGTTGCCGAACGTCCGATCGGATGAGTCGCTTCGCCGAAACTTAGGCATCGATGAGCACGAACAATTGATTCTCGCCGGCAGCACCCATCCCGGAGAAGAGGAATTGTTGGTTTTAGCTTACCGACAGATCGTGAAGACCCATCCCTCAACGGTATTGATGTTGGCGCCGCGCCATATCGAGCGGGCGGAACGAGTCGAAGCGATGCTTCGAGAAGCAGGACTTGTCGTCCAGCGGAGGAGTCGGATTCGAGAGAAGCCATCCGGCCCGCGCGTGGTCATTTTGGATACGAGAGGAGAGCTGTCTCGCGTGTATCGAGAAGCTGCGGTGGCTTTCGTCGGCGGGACACTGGTGCCAGTGGGTGGGCACAATTTGTTGGAACCGGCTGTGTGGGGCACACCCGTCATGTTTGGGCCCCATACGGACCATTGTGCCGAGGTCGCGACGCTCTTATCCGAGGCCGGAGGAGGTCGCCGTGTAAGGGGCGTGGAGGACCTTGTTGCCTCTCTTGAAGAATGGTTAGGTCAGCCTGAAACTCGATATCGGGTGGGGCAGGCTGCAAGACAGGCGGTGCTGGACAATCAAGGCGCGCTTACACGGAGCCTGGAGCTCATTGAAACGTGCCTCCGTGCAGCCCCTTCGTATTCTCATTCAAATGTGACGACAGGGCCGGGGCCTCTTATGGCAAAACCCTAA
- a CDS encoding tetraacyldisaccharide 4'-kinase, with amino-acid sequence MAFLHPGQPVRKGLYWVAWLYGFIIRFRLWCYRKGWLTTTRLPCRVVSVGNLTVGGTGKTPITILLTEWLSAKGRKVAILSRGYKRMSKAPRLLVSDGSRTLVSPSEAGDEPFLMAQRCPQAIVAVGADRVALGQWVLERYPVDCIVLDDGFQHRSLHRDVDLVLLDATDAAGLDALFPAGRLREPLQELNRASAVMITRADSRQDVEEIYGRLRAIGSPYEEAIEVVFRPQSVLSIVSGEPHSVEWCRRKKAWLVSGIGNSRSFRRSAETTGVEILGETAFEDHHGYDHGDIEKIRAALQATGCEIVLTTEKDGGKLLPLLMPSDSWWMLRLGTDVVRGKERLWSLVLGR; translated from the coding sequence ATGGCGTTCTTGCATCCTGGACAGCCGGTCCGTAAAGGGCTTTACTGGGTTGCCTGGTTATACGGCTTCATCATCCGATTTCGGCTGTGGTGCTATCGAAAAGGTTGGTTGACGACGACACGGTTGCCTTGTCGTGTGGTGAGCGTGGGCAATCTTACGGTCGGAGGCACGGGAAAAACTCCCATCACCATTCTCCTGACGGAATGGTTGTCGGCCAAAGGGCGGAAGGTGGCGATCTTGAGCCGGGGGTACAAACGGATGAGCAAGGCGCCCCGTCTTCTCGTGTCCGACGGATCACGAACGTTGGTGAGTCCGTCGGAGGCCGGGGACGAGCCGTTTCTCATGGCTCAACGTTGCCCACAGGCGATTGTCGCGGTAGGAGCCGATCGAGTTGCGTTAGGGCAATGGGTGTTGGAACGGTATCCCGTCGACTGCATCGTTTTGGATGACGGCTTTCAACATCGGTCGCTTCATCGTGATGTCGATCTTGTGCTGCTGGACGCCACCGATGCCGCAGGACTTGACGCGCTCTTTCCGGCGGGAAGACTGCGGGAACCCTTACAGGAACTGAATCGAGCGAGTGCGGTCATGATTACCCGTGCCGATTCGCGTCAGGATGTGGAGGAGATCTATGGCCGATTGCGAGCGATCGGCAGTCCATATGAAGAGGCCATTGAGGTTGTGTTTCGACCACAGTCCGTTCTGTCGATCGTTTCGGGTGAGCCACACTCGGTTGAATGGTGCAGAAGAAAAAAGGCATGGTTGGTCAGCGGCATTGGAAATAGCCGATCATTCCGTCGATCAGCCGAAACGACGGGGGTTGAGATTCTCGGTGAGACCGCCTTTGAAGACCATCATGGTTATGACCATGGTGATATTGAGAAGATTCGCGCCGCTCTACAAGCCACCGGGTGCGAGATCGTTCTGACGACCGAGAAGGACGGAGGGAAGCTGCTCCCCTTGCTCATGCCGAGCGACTCCTGGTGGATGCTTCGTCTTGGGACGGACGTCGTGCGCGGAAAAGAGCGGCTGTGGAGTCTGGTTTTGGGAAGGTGA
- a CDS encoding D-glycero-beta-D-manno-heptose-1,7-bisphosphate 7-phosphatase, which translates to MRRGLPRKILVRAPNWIGDAVMCEPAVQGLRSLFPEAELAMLAKPAVAELFLSQPGLHSVLVYDDKKAHAGISGKWSLGGMLRRHRFDLAVLFQNAFEAAFLTWLAGIPRRYGYATDGRVFFLTEPVAVPNGSVPVHQVEYYWNLLKPLGLAGGAPLPTLFVSADEKRTVDVRLASAGISPSDLIIGINPGSTYGSAKRWSPDRFAEVAKRLVRRLEQAESAHVAVVILGAKGEESLGKDIAARVGGRSVVLSGATTIRELMAVVKRCRVLMTNDTGPMHIAAAFGVPVVAVFGPTDWRTTAPYGQARSIVREAVDCAPCLLRECPIDHRCMTRIPVDRVYEAAVEQIERSSGSSGEKRADTNENNKRNQTNKTNQTNQTDQNILSGYTIFLDRDGTLNPDPGYINSPDQYELFPGVPEALARLKRAGARLIVVTNQSGIARGFLTPEDLAAVHMKLTRLLEAAGVSLDSIYFCPHHPDDGCDCRKPNRGMIDQAVREWGMNPGRSYLIGDHIRDIELAKRIGARSVLVTTGVVSTQEAESLKASEPAPDWIASSLEEAADWLLADASKLSVQIRERQPALFMPVRNEIAQSRGETGMRSPEEPRHT; encoded by the coding sequence ATGCGTAGAGGTTTGCCTCGAAAAATTTTGGTGCGGGCGCCGAATTGGATCGGTGATGCCGTCATGTGCGAGCCGGCTGTCCAGGGGCTTCGGTCTCTGTTCCCCGAGGCGGAGTTGGCGATGCTCGCCAAACCCGCGGTCGCGGAACTATTCCTTTCCCAGCCGGGGCTTCATAGCGTGCTGGTGTACGATGACAAGAAGGCTCATGCGGGGATTTCAGGAAAGTGGTCGCTGGGCGGTATGTTGCGACGGCACCGCTTCGATTTGGCGGTACTGTTTCAGAACGCGTTCGAAGCCGCATTTCTTACGTGGCTCGCCGGGATCCCAAGGCGATATGGGTATGCCACGGACGGAAGGGTCTTCTTTTTGACCGAACCGGTCGCTGTTCCCAACGGCTCGGTGCCGGTGCATCAAGTCGAGTACTATTGGAACTTATTAAAACCATTGGGACTGGCCGGTGGAGCTCCTCTCCCTACGCTGTTCGTTTCGGCAGACGAGAAACGAACGGTCGACGTACGGCTCGCTTCAGCCGGTATCAGTCCGTCGGATCTTATTATCGGTATCAACCCCGGATCGACCTACGGCAGCGCCAAACGTTGGTCACCCGACCGATTCGCCGAAGTCGCGAAGCGACTTGTGCGGCGATTGGAACAGGCTGAGAGCGCGCATGTCGCAGTGGTCATTCTGGGAGCGAAGGGAGAAGAATCGCTGGGAAAAGACATTGCGGCTCGGGTCGGCGGACGGTCGGTTGTCTTATCCGGCGCGACAACCATTCGGGAACTCATGGCGGTGGTGAAGCGTTGTCGCGTGCTGATGACGAACGATACTGGACCGATGCATATTGCGGCGGCTTTCGGTGTGCCGGTTGTTGCGGTGTTCGGCCCCACGGACTGGCGCACCACCGCTCCCTACGGGCAAGCACGGTCGATTGTGCGGGAAGCCGTAGATTGTGCACCTTGCCTCCTCAGGGAATGCCCGATCGATCACCGTTGCATGACTCGCATCCCGGTCGACCGGGTGTATGAAGCGGCCGTGGAGCAAATAGAACGTTCATCTGGTTCGTCTGGTGAAAAGAGAGCGGATACCAATGAGAACAACAAGAGAAACCAAACAAACAAGACAAACCAAACAAACCAGACAGACCAGAACATTCTTTCCGGCTACACCATCTTTCTCGATCGAGATGGAACGCTCAACCCAGATCCCGGCTACATCAACTCACCCGATCAGTATGAATTGTTTCCCGGGGTGCCTGAAGCGCTCGCCAGACTGAAGCGGGCCGGTGCCCGATTGATCGTGGTCACCAACCAATCAGGAATCGCGCGAGGATTTTTGACGCCTGAGGACCTCGCTGCCGTGCATATGAAACTCACGCGTCTCCTCGAGGCTGCAGGTGTGTCACTTGACTCCATCTATTTCTGCCCTCACCATCCTGACGACGGTTGCGACTGTCGAAAGCCGAACCGTGGGATGATCGACCAAGCGGTGCGGGAATGGGGAATGAATCCCGGTCGATCCTATCTGATCGGCGACCACATCCGCGATATCGAGTTGGCGAAGAGAATTGGGGCGCGGAGTGTTTTGGTAACGACAGGAGTCGTTTCCACGCAGGAGGCGGAAAGTCTGAAAGCCTCGGAGCCGGCTCCGGATTGGATCGCGTCCTCGCTGGAGGAGGCCGCCGACTGGCTGTTGGCCGATGCAAGCAAGTTGTCCGTACAGATCCGCGAACGTCAGCCCGCATTATTCATGCCGGTTCGTAACGAAATCGCGCAGTCGCGTGGCGAGACGGGCATGCGGAGTCCCGAGGAACCGAGGCATACTTGA